CTAACTTATATCAACAGATGTAAGCAATCTGCTTTCAATAATTAGGAAGACAGATGAATGTGTTAAAATAGGCCCAGAGTTAAGAAACCCAGGGCCTCTAGCAGTTAAGAGAGTCGGGTCTCCTTTTTCATAAATTAACAGAAAACTTTActttcattttctatttatttaacgtATTTTGACTTTATAAAACAGACAAGTACCAACTGTACGTTTTTATGCATTATAATTCACAAGTTACATTGCCATGCAATGAACTTTCTTCTCTGCAAAGGAACAGATGATCTTACTGCAATCCATTATTTCTGACTCTATACAGCACAAACACAGTGTTGCCACTTGAATTGTCAGAAATTTAACTGTggtcaattattttttatttcgttccgaaaaatttacattattttccatGTCCTGTGTCCTCAATGTGAACCATTTCATACCATATAAAaagatattccaaacaaaaaagtttaatacagttttccttatttttgcttccttttttaaataaaaattgttttatatataacatttcaCAGCATGTTCtgggaaagccgttgatttaattcccaatatgctcattcaatttaagaaagcagtgtattgtgataataaattattgaaaaaattttagttttgtcctttaaatgtgcagaaatttaatccgaacaaatgtaactttgtaaaattccttcgcagaacgaaaagttacatttgttcggatcaaatttcagcatatttaaaagcccaaactaaaattctttcaatcatttattatcattatactcTGCTTtcctaaattgactgagcatattgggaattaaatcaatggcttttccacaacacgctatgaagtgtttcatataagacaattttatctcgaaaaggaagtaaaaacgagcaaatttgtattaaacttttttatttgaaatatctcaaagaataaccccctgaaattgataacattacttacagttcaccctacacagggtgattcaaaacctttgcgacaaactctgaggggtgatagatctaacaataaggaaccctttttgttaaacaacctatgtcttttgacacgtcgtttcgaagttaccattgaaaatgtttttgcacgGTGTACGTCCGatatatgcgaatgtgtgcacccctgtttgtttgttgagatgtttgtaagggACGAGAAGGGTGgttgttgtttgtttttgtttaatgttcaataccttttcctttcagttcagtgtaatcatcaattgagaatggatgtctacgcggtcttccaccaatgtgccggggacgaagagacccattgtctcgaaggcgctgataaagtcgagcaaacattgtgtggtgacgatgttggtacatgtggagagctcttcttccgtttccgcgagcctccccataacacattaccatgtcagCTAACTCAGGAAAAGcttagacatccattctcaattgatgattagactgaactgaaaggaaaaggtatggaacattaaacgtaaacaaacaacaacccttctggtcccttacaaacatctcaacaaacaaacaggggtgcacacattcgcatacattgacatatggccgtgcaaaaacattttcaacagtaACTTCGAAATGACATGCCAAATgatataggttgtttaacaaaaagggctCCTTaatgttagatctatcacccttcagagtttgtcgcagaggttttgaatcatcctgtatataagaaaagtttataataaaaataaaagtaataattctgACTAAAACAAACTTACATTTTGCTAGGCGGGAAGAATGGATTTGTAAGCTGAGAACTTTAGAATTATGAAATGAGAAAcgaacgagaataaaataaaaggacAGTTTTACTTACATATTGATGCATCCCCACTGATGAGCCAGAGGTATAGCTGACTCTCTGAAGACAGAAGACAAAACACTGAGACAAGTCACTTTCCAACGAATAAATAAAACTTCTGAGACATCATTCTTTGGACGATGGGAAGAATAAGGACACCTATAGGATGGGAAAGAAGATAGAGACGTCATAAATCGAATAGTAGAAACGGTACACCTCCAAACCCAAAGGCTAGGTGAAGTCATTTCACTACTGATCTATAGAGGCTAATcaaagacaataaaattataattttaattttttattttacgtcCCTTTTAATGTACAGACACTTCAGTGACAAtaatagttacttttatttaatggcATTTTCAAAGAACAGAGTCTATTTACAAACCATAACATGTTAGTGATTGTAATTCTTTCTGTAAATTTTCATTTGAGTTAATTGTTAAGCTGTATGGGCACAAGGTTACTGATAACACAACATAAACACACTGTTGTCAAGTCGGTTCTTGAAAACAggctataaaattacaaaaacactaaatttatatattatcaatgcaaaaacatattattttgcaGCTGTGAGTGTAAAAAACCAGTAAATCTCTACATcaacaatgtattttatttatttatttaatgcaggggaTATTGAATTCATCATTAGCCACAATGAGAAGGAATAAAATACATGGAGACACAAAGAATGTATCTTAAAGCATGAACAAAACAGTGAAATTGATTAAAAACTGAAATTGGCCGGTAATTGCAGgcaattataattttttctcCAGCTTCCCAATCGCAATCCACCAATGTTGTTCTTGTTAGGGCAGGACCACTGCTAAGATGTGGAAAATCCATattgttgccatggttacagaGAATACAAACTGGACTCTGAGATATGGTGCACATGTTGATCAAATAGTCATGACCTGTAGCTTGATGGAATCTTGCAACTGCTCCTCTTCTGGTCCAATCTGTTACAGCCTTTATTTCATCTTACCAGTgacattcttttattttattctccaGAAGGTGAAAATAGCCTTTTGGTGTATgatcactaaggagcggattcctatgtaattaaatatttttcttgcgtgtgataaaacagaattaacaaagttaaaaattccgaatgtcaagtttcaagtttaaaacccgaattttatttcacataaaaacacatattttcacaaaaaaattatgtaaatacatattttcaggaaatctattataaacacataaatcttggagtttttttacttaaataatttttttacaagaacttttaaatattttaaaattaaatcaattatatcactcagaattCTTGGTtccttcgtgtttctatgggctgtgtggtgtatccatgatcggtttttgtaatagtatcgcctcaagttctgagaactgctagacagcatatcattgttattatatgagaagaaattaacatggacaaggagagatcttgcaacacataattaggaatgtttattgttgctgaagatgatttcattccgcgctttgtttgtgaaacacaacggataagagctcggatataaacattatttaattcaaaacaaatctctcgcctctcgctcatgcctatgaagtgaggaaatacatcttgttgtgattccccatTATCGGACCATAAtcataagctgcgtagtgtagacgtggtggcgtcgctataggaagctttcctccgacattgtcagtcagtagctagaaacatttttttacgttaacacttatgtatattagcctcttaagaagcctaaaatcaaatcgagtttaagatcgcgtctacagcaatatgtagatgaatttaaaaacatttttactactgacggaaaagtgttattttgccaaccatgtggtaaatcagtaagtgcagatcaaaGCTCTCaagtaacccaacatttgtctggaaactagcacattgccgctgcttcacgtgtgcattcacggcaaaacggTGGATATAAAAAAGTGTGTAAAGTTGCTGAAGTATTgcagggtgtgcctgtaggtgaaattgaaggtgtaggtgtttgtgacattcctctctttaaatatgcacgtctgacgtcctgtgatgtggaaagatcattTTCACAGTATGAATTGTTGTTccgagataatcggcatgcatttgtgatggagaatttggaaatgacctttgttgttcactgcaattctcggacaactactagcaactgatactcaagtgtgattggtgagtacctggTAACATTTTTTTcgagctaagtaaggtatttttgtcatataaaaaatttttagcaaatattttcgtactttttagcacataaaaaataaatatatttaaattttttagcacattaaAATCCGCTCCATAATGATCACTCCTTAGATACACAGAACTTGACCCAGATATGGTGGCTCTGAGTATCTTTCTTTGCAAGCTTAtcattaaggagcggatttctatgtaattaaatattatttttgcgtgtgataaaacacaattaacaaagttaaaaattccacacatgaagtttcaagtttaaaacccgaatttcatttcacataaaaacacatattttcaaaaaaaatttatgtaaatacatatttccaggaaatctattataaacacataaatcttggagttttttttacttaaataattttttacaagaactcttaaacattttaaaactgaatcaattatgtcactcagaagtacgttatctttttaagaattcttggttgctttgtgtttctaagcgctgtctggtgtatccgtgatccatttttataatagtatcgcctcaagttctgagaactgctaggcagaatatcaatgttattattagagaataaataacatggacaagaaagagagatcttgcaacacataattaggaatgtttattgttgctgaagatgatttcattccacgctttgtttgtgaaacacaacagattaGAGCtggggtatgaacattatttaatttaaacaaatctctcgcctctcgctcatgtccatcaagtaaggcaatatatcttgttgtgatatccttcaagatatactgaaagatggttgtttaaaaaacgatttggctttcctattagcaaatctaagctttttgtgtgacaccataaaaaaactcgaaacatccaaaaacctgttgtctgaaacagggaggtgcgtgccgtggaaattaaactagactcgctaccaggttcagaactacaagtactaagggacaaattccagaatgtgtttgggaaaaacagtggatataaaaaaatgtgtaaagttgctcaagtattggagggtgtgcctgtaggtgaaactgacggtgtttgtgtttgtgacattcctctttttAAATATGACGTCTGACGTTTTCACGTGTAAGTCGTTGTTGAGAGATAATTGGcaagcatttgtgatggagaatttggagatgacctttgttgttcactgcaattctcggccaactactagcattcAAGTGttgttggtgagtacctagtaacatttttttttttccaagctaagtaaggtatttttatcatatttaaaaaaattatatttagcaaatatatttgtactttttagcacataaaaaataaatatatttcaattttttagcacataaaaatccgctccctacttatCATTCATGCCACAATGAGATGAAATGTATTGCAGAACTACTCGCTTGTGTCACGCAAGGAGTATtttgatggggacagataaaaaagttacatttttttcttttgccatgttaataatgtcaaaagaagtgcttatacaaattttggcccctcatttcatctatcgtcTGGAATGGTTAAAGATAAGCTCGGGTAAAGTCTTGGGGGTAGTAGGATATTGATGTAGGAGCTTGGGGCTCCAGGCCCTAGGGattatcaggtactcgtctgaAGACAAAATCTGGCTCTATCAAGACTAAGGAAGGGTGGCCCACccgtcagcatcggattcatgaatgtCACCCAGGCCAGTTGTCGTACATCGATCCTTGAAAACGCACCTTCTATCAGGTGAGTTTTTCTTAATGGTAAAGATAGCAAGAATGTAACACTGGCAGCAACTGTACACCAAAACGGAAGCCTTAATGTCCCGCTGTCCCATGGACCTTCATTCCCTGTAATACGGGAAATTTTACTTTACTGCTGTAACTAAATTGCTTTCAATAACAATTCCACTTTGAAGCATTCTTTCACTGTCTTTCATATGGGTACGAGAATGCGCGAAAAGACTGTTTCTGTGACCGAAATTTCTACCACAAAGATTACAGCTGTACGGTTTTTCACCGGTATGAGTGCGGTAGTGATGCACCAGAGTTCCTTTTTCACTGAAGGATTtgccacaaatatcacatttataCGGTTTTTCCCCTGTATGAGTACGCGTATGCCTCCTGAGACTCTCCTGGTAACTAAACTCCTTACCGCATACGTCGCATTTGCACGGTTTTTCCCCCGTGTGTGAACGAAGATGTTTTATTAAGCTTGTACGCTCGCTGAAACTTTTCTGGCAACAATCACAAGTAAACGGTTTTTCCCCTGTGTGGGTACGTTCATGTTTCACAAGATTGCCGGAACATTTAAATCCTTTCCCACAAAAACCGCAATTGAACGGTTCTTCGCCGGTATGAATACGTACATGTTTCACAAGGGTCGTCCGAACAGTAAAACATTTCCCACAGAAAAGGCACTTCAACGGCTTTTCCCCAGTATGGATACGGATGTGTCTCGACAGGTTGCTGTGGTAAATAAATTCTTTGCCGCAGAGATCACATTTGCAACTTTTTTCCCCGGTATGTGTACGGGTGTGTTCATCAAGAGAATGTCGTTCTCTATATTCTTTGCCGCAGATATGACATCTGTACCGTTTTTCCCCACCATGGCCACCTACATGCCTCACAAGACGCCATCTCTGATGGAAATCTTTGCCGCATATATCACACTTGAATCTCTTTTCACCAACAGCAATGCAGGTATGTGCTTCTAAATTTTCCTTCTGATGAAAACACTTCGcacaaacatcacacttgaaTAGCGTCTCATTTGTGTGTATCTGAGTATGTCTCGTGTACGTCTCTCGATGACTGAACCCTTCACCACAGAGACCACAGTGGTATGACTCTGTTACAGGTTCTGCACGGGAACACGTTTCTTGGAGTCCATGGTCAACACCACTACTTCCACATTTCGTAGATACATCTGTCTCCTCTTTGGTAATCTGTGGGTAGTTCACATCGGTGTCTTCAGAGTCTATGTCACTGTGGAATAAACATTACAATCTTAATACATAACACAGATACCCCAAATACTCCTTCATATAACAAAGAAAACCGACGAGCAATATACAATCTACAACTATTCATGTTAGGAGCCAAATCCAAATAAAACCAGGAATAAGCCCCGGCGTGGctgagtcggttaaggcgcttgcctgccggtctgaagttgcgctcgggcgcgggttcgatccccacttgggctgattatctggttgggttttttccgaggttttccccaaccataaggtgaatgccaggtaatgtatggcaaatcctcggcctcatctcgccaaataccatctcactatcacctcgtagttgatacatcgtcgttaaatcatcaactaaaaaaaaaaagaaaagcaggAATACCTTAACAATTATGTAGAATACAGATATGATCGAAAACAAAGACAAAACTAGTAAACAAACTCatcaagtattttttttaaagtcaACTACAGTTGCTTATAGTGCAGACACCAGGGCAATAGTACATACTAACAACATAAGAATTCAATCTACTGACGTAGGCTACTTTTACTTAAGTCTGTAACACTGAAATGTCTACAGGGAGAAGAGGgagttggcaagttggtatagcactggccttctatgcccaaggttgcaggttcgatcccgggccaggtcgatggcatttaagtgtgcttgaatgcgacaggctcatgtcagtagatttactggcatgtaaaagaactcctgcgggacaaaattctggcacatctggcaacactgatataacctctgcagttgcgagcttcattaaataaaacataaccaaaaaaaaaaataataatataacagaaGAGGGCTTTCAAACTATTCAATATCACTACAGGGATAGACAATACATAACAGCTAAAATAAATGGTTATcgcattaaaaagaaataaaaagaaaagaaaaacacacacacacacatacacacgcacgcacgcacacacatacacaacacacaaaacacacaacagaacacaaaccacacacacacacaaaacacacaatacAACACAACACGTGGAATATAATCTTTTACCAGAAAATACAAAAAGATTTCATGTGTAGTATTGTAATCAGTGTTGAGTCCAGGCAACATTACTGTTATACTTATTCCCCCCTCCCGTCACcttcaatgtaaaaaaattgaattatctagttcttgcattaatgtaaggatttgatgatgctgaaatactgtataattgtgcagatttattgtatttcattaaatatagattttttattttattttattgggttattttacgacgctgtatcaacatctaggttatttagcatctgaatgatatgaaggtgacaatgccggtgaaatgagtccggggtccaacaccgaaagttacccagcatttgctcatattgggttgaggaaaaaccccagaaaaaacctcaaccaggtaatttgccccgaccgggattcgaacccgggccattaaATATAGATAAAGCTATTAATCTCTATAgagttattttgtaaataatgaagcAAGAGAGCTATAACAGGAGAGAGGGGTTCAATCCAATCTTTTTCCTGTTAATCGCTTTTAACTCTAAGCAGCTTCCActaaaagattttgaattttttaattttagttacaGATTTGTTTATGTCTGTTACATTACAATGGCTGCACATATTAAATACAAGTATCCTGATTGCGGAAATAGAAAGAACTGTCACTGCgcaaaatgtttcttcaaaataccggTAGATAGTGAAATGGGAGTTTTCATTTACAGTACACAGCAATGTTATCACATAAAACTTATTTGATAAACTGGTAGATTTTTCGTAGCCATGTGCATCATTTTAAATCGTATGTTACTGGAAACAGCAAACTGTTAATTACAATAAAGATCTTTatgtttatgtacaaaataaagcaataataataataataataataataataataataataataataataataataataataataataataatccgtagcactacagcccgtgaagggcctagaccgaccagcctgctgctggtctcacgcccacatgccgaagcagaggtggacgatcatccaaccaggatggaggtatcgtgtggttagcatgatgatcccccccagccgttatagctggtattcgcaactggatttcgctacctattgtagctccctaagtgcatcacgatagtgggtgggcaccggtcccatacactggccgaaatttcatgagaaaatttcttcgcccatgaggactcgaaccagcgcgcattccgtaatgcgagtaataggcaggatgccttagaccatgacgccacggcgcgagacacaaaataaaacattgttactaaataaaTCTGGTACATTCTAACCTAACAGATTCGGTTGGTCATGTCTAAATCATTTTAAATTTCACAGCCAATTTTTTACGTCCACTTTCCGGGACATCACTTTCTGAAAACACTAACTGGATTGGATCAAGATTTATCTTTTACAAAaaaaagggaggaaaaaaaaagtaaaaattgtaataggaATGATTACATTTCAAACACTGATGTAAATATGACTATAATGGGGAGATGCAGAGAAATCTTCTGAAATTCCCGCTATTTTTTGAGGAGAAAATTCTTTTGAAATTCCCGCCATTTTTTTGTGCATATGGCGCTCTGCTCATGGCTGCAAGAAGCTTCTTGACAAATTACACTTAAACCGGCTTATGAGTCCCTCTCTCCTATTATAGCCCTCTTCTAATTTAATAAACCAACTCCAAACGGTTTAAGAACGAAGatttttagcattgaaatatttacttCATAGTCTCATATTTTTCAAAAACACACTTCATATATTTCGGCAAAACTTTCCTCATACTGAACCAGTCTCTAATTATGACATAGTATTGATGCGGATAATCAGTATCTTTGTCCAGATTTTTGGAAACAATATGGAAAGAGAAAGAGTGCCTAGGTAAAATCTAGTCATTCTTATGCtgtgaaaaattacatttatacgaGAAACCAATACTGGACGCCAGTATCTTGTTTCACTCACCATGACTCACTTATTTCATCCTCCTCCTCTGACGTCACTTCCACCTTTACTTCCTCTTTCACTAGGCAGACTTCCAAAGGTGGTATCTGGTTGCAcaacagaaaaagaaatttatTGACTTGTGCATAATgcacccagaaaaaaaaaatacttctatctatagaaatattaacactttagactagtaaaaacCAATGGAATTCAAGGGACAAAAGAAACTTAGGATATGTTACAAAAAAGAGACCTGTGATTCAAGGACTCCCAATAATTGAAGCATCAGCTGGAACAactttgtaagttacaaaattttcattcggcgtgtttctgtgtaataatgttgtatgtcatgttaccttgctatactctttggcttgcaactgtccatcaatgcagtacgtgaaatttgtccactcaaaagtttgctaccctataagaacaacgttgtacatgtacacatttttgcagctcctgtaaattttaccaaatgtaacttataatgttgttccagccgacgcttcaattgtcATTCTCTGATTGTttcatacttatttttttatataattagcaatatattttttaatattgttattagcgGTAACTAATACTGCAAGTTGTTGGCAATAAAGGCAATAGTTCTCTTGCTCTCCAGTATTTCTCCCACACAGTGTGGTTTAGAGAAAAAGGCTGGACATCAGTGAAGATGATTCTGATCCACTTCTTCCTAAAGACTGCACAATGGACGAAGTAGTGAAGAGATAATTCCTattttgttcaagtgttttgaGTAATCCAAAGGATGAAACTGCATTTTTCCTTCAATAATACTCAGGAATTGTATTTTGTTGTACACTGAGACACACTCATTTTTGGTTACTTGAAAATTCGTGGAAAAGGTGTGCTATTATAAACTAGACTAGACTTGATGGATCAAATACTGAAAACGTCTTCACATCATGTGCAGAGCTCTGGCCAAACAAGCACGTACCTGCACATCATGTTCAATGTCACATGACCCTGGTAGtacttcttcctcctcttcagtTTTTACGTCAGCATACCATGGGACGACACCAGCTGCAGCCATCACGTCCAAGTGTGCTGCACAACTGGTCGATTTTCACAGCCTCGCATCGACATGCAAGTctgaaagaagaagaatgtacCAACATACCAACATGAGCGAAGTTATGAAAATGAGCAGTACACATGGCCtttaaaaattccattttctctacattaaaaaaaatataaagatttaTATTGGTAATAGGTCTTTTAACAGGCCCATTTTAATGCCAggtaaaatattgtgacagctgcaccggggttcgaacgcgtgtccgacagggcgcccagcagaAGAAACGTTGGTCGCTTAGGTGGTGGTGAGGGGAGCGTCTGGATACTGAGAGggtagaggggcggtgtactacgGCGACgtggcgaggggaggttgcgcgcgcatctgctgctTGCCGAGTggggaaggaagcaaactgctacgtgcggagtgaagggggggacggaccctcccaaatcgtccagaagtccgtcgaagtggaaatatccagattattcgagaatgccatTATGACCTCGAACTTTCTCGTCTACGTCGCTGTGGGTATAAATTacgcacgcgagtgaacttggaacagtcagtcagtcagttagtcagtcagtaagccagtgttgttacaggcaaatttggacagtaagcgagttagtcttgtgtagcagtgaagccagcttcgagaccagagcgcgacttgagttgtgtccgtaactgtggagcctgaagcccagagttcgagtgcagtggaccgcagttggaggacctgagttcgaagttcaacggatcgtctctgaaggtctggggttcgagattctgtgaacgtgagtgactgagctagaagaactagccaagacaaacgagctgtgaactgagaactgacagttctgtgttgtaaatagtgctttgtgaatattagttaacattaacagttcattgttgttcgtaatagtccaagtaaattgtcattgtcgtctgtggagtgcactaacgaatgctgtgttactgtgtggagagcaaatcctattgttgagataataaaattacattgttgttgagtatagaaaatttacaatatattaattacattattctatttgtcatttttagAGAAACAAGTCCTGTTTTCTCAGAAATGGTTAAAGAGACTACTCTCAAATTTTGCATACACCTCGTAAGTATACTGTAACTTACTACCTATGTATATAAAGTTCTATAATATAATGCAAGTATTTACTTGGCTATGGTTCAGGGGGCAGAGAgggattggaattgaacgggttacatcagctgcttgtctatgcggatgacgtgactatgttaggagaaaatccacaaacgattagggaaaacacgggaattttactggaagcaagtaaagagataggtttggaagtaaatcctgaaaagacaaagtatatgattatgactcgtgatgggaatattgtatgaaatggaaatataaaaattggaaatttatcttttgaagaggtggagaagttcaaatatcttggagcaacagtaacaaatataaatgacactcgggtaaacacagaataaatatggaaaatgactttttattatttggttgagaagcttttatcatccagtctgctgtcaaaaaatctgaaagttagaatttataaaacagttatataaccagttgttctgtatggttgtgaaacttggactctcactttcagaggggaacaaaggttaagggtgtttgagagtaaggtgcttaggaaaatatttggggctaagagggatgaagttacaggagaatggagaaagttacacaacgcagaactgcacacattgtattcttcacctgacataattaggaacattaaatccagacgtttgagatgggcagggcatgtagcacgtatgggcgaatccagaaatgcatatagagtgttagttgggaggccggagggaaaaagacctttagggaggccgagacgtagatgggaagataatattaaaatggatttgagggaagtgggatatgatgatagagaatggattaatcttgctcaggatagggaaaaatggcgggcttatgtgagggcggcaatgaacctccgggttccttaaaagccagtaagtaagtaagtacggttCAGGGGgcacatctaaaaaaaaaaaaaatctatactttttttttttaattttgcccgAAATCCGGAGTATAGGATGTCTGCTTTTTGTCTTACTTACAAGATACTTCAATAAAACAAGAGGGAATTACTTCAAAATTACACTAGACTCTCTCTAATCCAGCCCTCAGTAATCTGGCCTCATTCCTCTGTACTTCCTATCACTTCTACTGTAATAGTTTTCTAGGAAATTTGCACCAGTTTCATGTGTTACACTGTATTACTTATATTAATGTATACACGTTCTGGCCA
This sequence is a window from Periplaneta americana isolate PAMFEO1 chromosome 2, P.americana_PAMFEO1_priV1, whole genome shotgun sequence. Protein-coding genes within it:
- the LOC138713169 gene encoding uncharacterized protein isoform X2; this encodes MAAAGVVPWYADVKTEEEEEVLPGSCDIEHDVQIPPLEVCLVKEEVKVEVTSEEEDEISESWCPYSSHRPKNDVSEVLFIRWKVTCLSVLSSVFRESAIPLAHQWGCINIFEMHLQLVVDAVAVPEGR
- the LOC138713169 gene encoding gastrula zinc finger protein XlCGF57.1-like isoform X1, whose translation is MAAAGVVPWYADVKTEEEEEVLPGSCDIEHDVQIPPLEVCLVKEEVKVEVTSEEEDEISESCDIDSEDTDVNYPQITKEETDVSTKCGSSGVDHGLQETCSRAEPVTESYHCGLCGEGFSHRETYTRHTQIHTNETLFKCDVCAKCFHQKENLEAHTCIAVGEKRFKCDICGKDFHQRWRLVRHVGGHGGEKRYRCHICGKEYRERHSLDEHTRTHTGEKSCKCDLCGKEFIYHSNLSRHIRIHTGEKPLKCLFCGKCFTVRTTLVKHVRIHTGEEPFNCGFCGKGFKCSGNLVKHERTHTGEKPFTCDCCQKSFSERTSLIKHLRSHTGEKPCKCDVCGKEFSYQESLRRHTRTHTGEKPYKCDICGKSFSEKGTLVHHYRTHTGEKPYSCNLCGRNFGHRNSLFAHSRTHMKDSERMLQSGIVIESNLVTAVK